Proteins co-encoded in one Zygotorulaspora mrakii chromosome 5, complete sequence genomic window:
- a CDS encoding Mg-dependent acid phosphatase (similar to Saccharomyces cerevisiae YER134C): MTVYPDFAAFDLDYTVWPCYCDTHITPPFKPVKSSNGEVHTLIDARGYEISFYKDVPRIIADLKDHKSRIISASRTWAPEIAKEMLQNFKVSYEGKIVPMIELFDDLQWGERSKVGHIRDALKRLYGDDNFKDHKMCLFDDESRNREVEKYGIKFVYVTDPEKGVTWKLYQSYLNGM, encoded by the coding sequence ATGACTGTATATCCGGACTTTGCAGCTTTTGATTTGGATTATACTGTTTGGCCCTGTTATTGCGATACCCACATTACTCCGCCTTTCAAGCCGGTGAAAAGTAGTAATGGAGAAGTTCACACACTTATAGATGCTAGAGGTTATGAAATTAGTTTTTACAAGGATGTACCAAGGATAATTGCAGATCTAAAAGACCACAAGTCAAGGATTATTTCAGCCTCGAGAACATGGGCACCCGAAATCGCGAAGGAAATGCTTCAGAACTTCAAAGTGAGCTATGAAGGAAAGATCGTACCTATGATAGAACTATTTGATGATCTACAATGGGGCGAGAGAAGTAAAGTTGGGCATATTAGGGACGCTTTAAAGAGACTTTACGGTGACGATAATTTTAAAGATCATAAAATGTGTCtgtttgatgatgaatctCGTAACAGAGAAGTTGAGAAGTACGGCATCAAATTTGTTTATGTCACAGATCCAGAAAAAGGGGTCACTTGGAAGCTTTATCAATCATATTTAAACGGCATGTAA